From a region of the Helianthus annuus cultivar XRQ/B chromosome 5, HanXRQr2.0-SUNRISE, whole genome shotgun sequence genome:
- the LOC110941431 gene encoding cyclin-T1-3 isoform X2, with product MALKMQCDASRKEVAGDAGEASQVLTHKWYFSRKEIELHSPSRSDGIDYKHEEHLRKMYCSFLQELGIELKVPQLTIATAMMFCHRFYMRQSHAKNDWQTIASVCMFLACKSEETPRCLNEFVVVAYKLIYKWDPSASRRIREIYDKQKQLILIGERLLLHVLAFDMNIEHPYKSLVAAVKRLDVTHKDLVKVAWNFVNDWLRTSLCLQHKPHYIAAGSLFLASKIMKVKLPTSKGKTWWMEFDVSPKLLEDVIQQMTSMWEHSQSQSQRQTVAQKKEKVTESPIIKPTSNCVKKMDTSRETTNRQTSDTGSGGSVVEDGEPVTVKSDLSSSCKVVNSVGVVDVNKIREKLKNRNLNKTMKRARVEEGVNDGEDWIERELENGIVLQSTYPQKQRKI from the exons ATGGCGCTCAAGATGCAATGTGATGCCTCCCGTAAAGAAGTTGCAGGAGATGCAGGTGAAGCATCTCAGGTTCTTACTCACAAGTGGTATTTCAGCAGAAAAGAAATTGAATTGCATAGTCCTTCAAGGTCTGATGGCATCGATTACAAGCACGAAGAACATCTGAGAAAGATGTACTGCTCTTTCCTGCAAGAGCTTGGTATCGAGCTTAAAGT ACCCCAACTAACAATCGCAACTGCAATGATGTTTTGCCACCGGTTTTATATGCGCCAGTCCCATGCAAAGAACGATTGGCAG ACAATTGCATCTGTGTGCATGTTTCTTGCTTGCAAATCTGAAGAAACACCACGATGTTTAAATGAATttgttgtggtggcttataaGTTAATATACAAGTGGGACCCGTCAGCTTCAAGGAGAATACGC GAGATATACGACAAACAAAAGCAACTTATTTTAATTGGGGAAAGACTTCTCTTGCATGTTCTTGCTTTCGATATGAATATCGAACATCCATACAAGTCACTTGTTGCCGCCGTTAAAAGATTGGATGTTACGCACAAAGATCTTGTAAAAGTCGCATGGAATTTTGTGAATGACTG GCTTCGTACCTCGTTATGCTTGCAGCACAAGCCTCATTATATCGCTGCGGGTTCGCTGTTTCTTGCTTCCAAGATTATGAAGGTGAAATTGCCGACATCGAAAGGGAAGACTTGGTGGATGGAGTTTGACGTTTCACCTAAACTGTTAGAAG ATGTCATCCAACAGATGACGAGTATGTGGGaacacagtcaaagtcaaagtcaacgccaAACTGTAGCACAGAAAAAAGAGAAAGTGACCGAATCTCCAATCATAAAACCAACGTCTAATTGTGTAAAGAAAATGGATACTTCCCGCGAAACAACAAATCGTCAGACGAGTGATACAGGTAGTGGAGGTAGTGTCGTTGAGGATGGCGAACCCGTTACAGTTAAGTCTGATCTCAGCTCAAGTTGCAAG GTAGTTAATTCAGTTGGGGTGGTAGATGTAAATAAAATCAGAGAAAAGCTTAAGAACAGGAATTTAAATAAGACCATGAAAAGAGCGCGTGTAGAAGAAGGCGTAAATGATGGAGAAGATTGGATAGAAAGAGAGTTGGAGAACGGCATCGTGTTACAATCTACGTATCCTCAGAAGCAAAGGAAGATTTGA
- the LOC110941431 gene encoding cyclin-T1-3 isoform X1, translating into MALKMQCDASRKEVAGDAGEASQVLTHKWYFSRKEIELHSPSRSDGIDYKHEEHLRKMYCSFLQELGIELKVPQLTIATAMMFCHRFYMRQSHAKNDWQTIASVCMFLACKSEETPRCLNEFVVVAYKLIYKWDPSASRRIREIYDKQKQLILIGERLLLHVLAFDMNIEHPYKSLVAAVKRLDVTHKDLVKVAWNFVNDWLRTSLCLQHKPHYIAAGSLFLASKIMKVKLPTSKGKTWWMEFDVSPKLLEDVIQQMTSMWEHSQSQSQRQTVAQKKEKVTESPIIKPTSNCVKKMDTSRETTNRQTSDTGSGGSVVEDGEPVTVKSDLSSSCKVVNSVGVVDVSSSCKVVNSVGVVDVNKIREKLKNRNLNKTMKRARVEEGVNDGEDWIERELENGIVLQSTYPQKQRKI; encoded by the exons ATGGCGCTCAAGATGCAATGTGATGCCTCCCGTAAAGAAGTTGCAGGAGATGCAGGTGAAGCATCTCAGGTTCTTACTCACAAGTGGTATTTCAGCAGAAAAGAAATTGAATTGCATAGTCCTTCAAGGTCTGATGGCATCGATTACAAGCACGAAGAACATCTGAGAAAGATGTACTGCTCTTTCCTGCAAGAGCTTGGTATCGAGCTTAAAGT ACCCCAACTAACAATCGCAACTGCAATGATGTTTTGCCACCGGTTTTATATGCGCCAGTCCCATGCAAAGAACGATTGGCAG ACAATTGCATCTGTGTGCATGTTTCTTGCTTGCAAATCTGAAGAAACACCACGATGTTTAAATGAATttgttgtggtggcttataaGTTAATATACAAGTGGGACCCGTCAGCTTCAAGGAGAATACGC GAGATATACGACAAACAAAAGCAACTTATTTTAATTGGGGAAAGACTTCTCTTGCATGTTCTTGCTTTCGATATGAATATCGAACATCCATACAAGTCACTTGTTGCCGCCGTTAAAAGATTGGATGTTACGCACAAAGATCTTGTAAAAGTCGCATGGAATTTTGTGAATGACTG GCTTCGTACCTCGTTATGCTTGCAGCACAAGCCTCATTATATCGCTGCGGGTTCGCTGTTTCTTGCTTCCAAGATTATGAAGGTGAAATTGCCGACATCGAAAGGGAAGACTTGGTGGATGGAGTTTGACGTTTCACCTAAACTGTTAGAAG ATGTCATCCAACAGATGACGAGTATGTGGGaacacagtcaaagtcaaagtcaacgccaAACTGTAGCACAGAAAAAAGAGAAAGTGACCGAATCTCCAATCATAAAACCAACGTCTAATTGTGTAAAGAAAATGGATACTTCCCGCGAAACAACAAATCGTCAGACGAGTGATACAGGTAGTGGAGGTAGTGTCGTTGAGGATGGCGAACCCGTTACAGTTAAGTCTGATCTCAGCTCAAGTTGCAAGGTAGTTAATTCAGTTGGGGTGGTAGATGTCAGCTCAAGTTGCAAGGTAGTTAATTCAGTTGGGGTGGTAGATGTAAATAAAATCAGAGAAAAGCTTAAGAACAGGAATTTAAATAAGACCATGAAAAGAGCGCGTGTAGAAGAAGGCGTAAATGATGGAGAAGATTGGATAGAAAGAGAGTTGGAGAACGGCATCGTGTTACAATCTACGTATCCTCAGAAGCAAAGGAAGATTTGA